In a genomic window of Methanosarcina horonobensis HB-1 = JCM 15518:
- a CDS encoding DUF1699 family protein — protein sequence MRIRVVSSREEIFTLNPNERIVHLAFRPSNKDIFGLVETCPKIEVIQLPKSYMRTVSKSIEMFLQMQRVQLIEGDVWGHRKDINEYYSIPSSVIEKIKEMKMEGKPTEEIEKKIARESKLNPEMVAYILNKEITA from the coding sequence ATGAGAATAAGAGTGGTTAGTTCAAGAGAAGAAATCTTTACACTTAATCCGAATGAGCGTATTGTTCACCTGGCTTTCAGACCTTCAAACAAGGATATCTTTGGACTGGTTGAGACATGTCCAAAGATTGAGGTAATCCAGTTACCCAAATCCTATATGCGCACCGTTTCAAAGTCCATAGAAATGTTCCTTCAGATGCAGAGGGTCCAGCTTATCGAAGGAGATGTATGGGGTCACAGGAAGGACATTAACGAATACTACAGTATTCCATCCTCAGTAATTGAAAAAATTAAAGAAATGAAGATGGAAGGCAAACCAACTGAAGAGATTGAGAAAAAGATCGCAAGGGAAAGCAAGCTTAACCCTGAGATGGTCGCTTATATCCTGAATAAGGAAATTACCGCCTGA
- the trxA gene encoding thioredoxin, which translates to MKPMLLDFSATWCGPCRMQKPILEELEKKYGDKVEFKVVDVDENQELASKYGIHAVPTLIIQKDGTEVKRFMGVTQGSVLASELDKLL; encoded by the coding sequence ATGAAACCGATGTTATTGGACTTTTCCGCAACATGGTGTGGACCTTGCAGGATGCAAAAACCTATTCTTGAAGAGCTCGAGAAAAAGTACGGGGATAAAGTTGAGTTTAAGGTTGTCGATGTTGACGAAAACCAGGAGCTTGCCTCAAAGTACGGTATACACGCTGTCCCGACCCTGATCATTCAGAAGGATGGGACTGAAGTGAAGCGTTTTATGGGTGTAACCCAGGGCAGTGTACTGGCATCTGAACTCGATAAACTGCTTTGA
- the cofE gene encoding coenzyme F420-0:L-glutamate ligase yields MSPEITSIQMFGITTPIIKAGDDIVQILEASLQAAGLVPVDGDIFVLAESAVGTAENRIVKLASVKPGEKARFLGEKYGIDPREMELVLQECDELFGGVPGAALTITKGILSPNAGIDASNAPEGHVVLLPKDPRKSSESIRKGLEQHYSCRLGVIIGDSRTQPLRLGCTGIALGVSGFVPVEDARGTVDIYGKPLRLTYKAAADNLVSAAELLMGEAGERVPCVLIRGAPVEMVDESPEMPTISMEGCMYFGNIIKGRKEGTYEGSR; encoded by the coding sequence ATGAGTCCAGAAATCACTTCCATCCAGATGTTCGGGATTACGACTCCTATCATTAAAGCAGGGGACGACATAGTGCAGATCCTAGAAGCTTCACTGCAGGCCGCAGGCCTTGTTCCAGTTGACGGGGATATTTTTGTGCTAGCTGAATCTGCTGTCGGTACCGCGGAAAACAGAATTGTCAAGCTTGCCAGCGTCAAACCAGGGGAGAAGGCCAGGTTCCTTGGAGAAAAATACGGGATAGACCCAAGGGAAATGGAGCTTGTACTTCAAGAATGTGACGAGCTCTTTGGCGGCGTTCCCGGAGCTGCACTTACAATCACAAAAGGTATTCTCTCTCCTAACGCCGGAATAGATGCTTCGAATGCTCCTGAAGGTCACGTAGTCCTGCTCCCTAAAGACCCGAGAAAAAGTTCCGAGAGCATCCGGAAAGGGCTTGAACAGCACTACTCTTGCAGGTTGGGAGTCATTATAGGGGATAGCAGGACCCAGCCTCTTCGGCTTGGCTGCACGGGAATCGCACTCGGGGTTTCGGGTTTTGTGCCTGTGGAAGATGCGAGGGGAACTGTTGACATCTACGGAAAGCCCCTCCGCCTTACTTACAAAGCAGCTGCAGATAACCTGGTTTCTGCTGCCGAACTCCTTATGGGTGAAGCCGGAGAAAGAGTGCCCTGCGTGCTTATTCGAGGAGCCCCAGTAGAAATGGTTGACGAGTCTCCGGAGATGCCTACTATCTCAATGGAAGGGTGTATGTACTTCGGGAACATTATTAAAGGTCGAAAAGAAGGTACGTACGAAGGGAGTCGGTAA
- a CDS encoding methylenetetrahydrofolate reductase, with product MLFNFREKLNSRKFLVTAEVSPPKGTRFSASLEDARQLRGIADALNVTDNQCSIMHMSSLAFSKLLLDEGHEPIMQLTCRDRNRIGLQSDLLGAYALGIRNICLMTGDYPTCGDHPGSKPVYDLDSVQLIELVRKLDSGIDLAGNKLDGGTSFCAGAVSGIDPEKTMQLIKLEKKVRCGADFIQTQAVYDIGTFEEFMEAVNHLEVPVIAGLIPLKSLGMAEFMNKNISGIHVPEEIMLRMKDASSPLEEGLSIASETIRELTKLSRGVHIMPIGSHKNTPRLLSMAGILKND from the coding sequence ATGCTTTTTAATTTTCGTGAAAAACTGAATTCCAGGAAATTTCTGGTTACTGCTGAAGTCTCTCCGCCCAAGGGAACAAGATTCTCAGCTTCTCTCGAAGATGCCCGCCAGCTAAGAGGTATTGCAGATGCTCTGAATGTTACGGATAACCAGTGCTCAATTATGCACATGAGTTCTCTGGCTTTCAGCAAGCTCCTGCTCGATGAAGGGCATGAACCTATCATGCAGCTTACCTGCCGGGACAGGAACAGAATAGGGCTTCAATCCGATCTTCTGGGTGCATATGCGCTTGGAATAAGAAACATCTGCCTGATGACCGGAGACTACCCCACCTGCGGAGATCATCCGGGCTCAAAGCCTGTTTATGATCTTGACTCCGTACAGCTCATTGAACTTGTGAGGAAACTCGATTCAGGTATTGATCTTGCCGGAAACAAACTGGACGGTGGCACCTCTTTTTGTGCAGGAGCAGTCTCAGGAATAGACCCTGAAAAGACAATGCAGCTGATAAAGCTCGAAAAGAAAGTCAGATGCGGAGCCGATTTTATCCAGACTCAGGCTGTCTATGATATAGGCACGTTCGAAGAGTTTATGGAAGCAGTAAACCATCTTGAGGTACCTGTAATTGCAGGCCTGATTCCTCTAAAATCCCTGGGTATGGCTGAATTTATGAATAAAAACATCTCAGGAATTCATGTGCCTGAAGAAATTATGCTTCGAATGAAAGATGCATCTTCTCCTCTGGAAGAAGGTCTTTCGATAGCTTCCGAAACTATAAGGGAACTGACAAAGCTCTCACGAGGGGTCCATATTATGCCAATCGGGTCTCATAAAAACACTCCAAGATTGCTTTCAATGGCAGGGATTCTCAAGAATGATTAA
- a CDS encoding methylenetetrahydrofolate reductase C-terminal domain-containing protein, which translates to MIITSAKPLEEILNLLKDEDDIFVIGCNVCAAKLKTGGEPEVIEMCRQLEKSGKHVAGWALPTAACSIRSYKSLVEKNEKITEAGCVLVMGCGSGVSAVASVVDLPIYGSNNTLSLGGSSGGKLLSDQCVMCGDCTISKYGGLCPKSQCPKALLNGPCGGAVDGMCEVNREKSCVWTLIYDRLKRIDRLDLLYVTHAPQEHDVK; encoded by the coding sequence ATGATCATAACTTCAGCAAAACCCCTTGAAGAAATCTTGAATTTGTTAAAAGACGAAGACGATATTTTTGTTATCGGATGCAATGTATGTGCTGCAAAACTGAAGACCGGAGGAGAACCTGAGGTCATTGAGATGTGCAGACAGCTTGAAAAGAGCGGGAAACATGTAGCTGGCTGGGCTCTCCCTACTGCAGCATGTAGCATCCGTTCTTATAAATCTCTGGTTGAGAAAAACGAGAAAATAACCGAAGCTGGTTGTGTTCTCGTTATGGGCTGCGGCAGCGGAGTTTCTGCTGTTGCGAGTGTAGTAGATCTTCCCATATACGGTTCCAACAACACACTTTCACTTGGCGGCTCCAGCGGAGGCAAACTTCTATCTGACCAGTGCGTCATGTGCGGGGATTGTACCATAAGCAAGTATGGTGGGCTCTGTCCCAAATCTCAGTGTCCTAAAGCCCTGCTCAATGGGCCCTGTGGAGGGGCTGTGGATGGGATGTGCGAGGTCAACAGGGAAAAAAGCTGTGTCTGGACTCTTATTTATGACCGCCTGAAAAGAATCGACAGGCTCGACCTTCTTTACGTTACCCATGCCCCTCAGGAGCATGATGTGAAATAA
- the folP gene encoding dihydropteroate synthase, with protein sequence MVVNTDICGLKVGDQYPAHVMGVINLSPESFYEGSIISPESALEVARKMVEDGATFLDIGARSTWRFAEHISRKQELERLLPVLEALEGNVDAVISVDTMFSEIAEEALKRGAQVINDVSGFTADPRMIEVVADYGCPAVVMASEKTPGDPLGMDSIIEALDSIIQAAEAGGIAPDSLILDPAIGRWMDEKHPMYDFETLDDFERLKIFEKPLLAALSRKSFIGEVLGKPASERLYGSLAATAIAVYKGAHIIRTHDVPETSDVVKLSGALRSRTSVVKEGRYEVSVLEVKTPLDAGIAMRKIGATRVGSQVMQGKSVHLVLKIRNLTTTEALIIKQEMLARGGDAALARDAVSHETEATDVLVMGTLLQFERLARKLDGQARSLPLIAEMIRECISNRTNPEYRYLR encoded by the coding sequence ATGGTAGTTAATACTGATATCTGCGGTTTAAAGGTGGGAGACCAGTATCCTGCCCATGTAATGGGCGTTATTAACCTGAGCCCTGAGTCTTTTTACGAAGGTTCGATTATAAGTCCGGAATCTGCACTTGAAGTTGCCCGGAAAATGGTTGAGGATGGAGCAACTTTCCTTGACATTGGTGCCAGGTCAACATGGCGCTTTGCAGAACATATTAGCAGAAAACAAGAGCTTGAGCGTTTGCTCCCTGTACTCGAAGCTCTTGAAGGCAATGTAGATGCGGTAATCTCCGTTGATACTATGTTTTCCGAAATCGCAGAAGAAGCCCTTAAAAGAGGGGCACAGGTCATAAACGATGTCTCCGGTTTTACAGCAGACCCCAGAATGATAGAGGTTGTAGCAGACTATGGCTGCCCGGCTGTGGTCATGGCTTCTGAAAAGACTCCCGGAGACCCTCTGGGCATGGATTCTATTATTGAGGCTCTTGATTCCATCATACAGGCTGCCGAGGCCGGAGGTATAGCTCCTGACAGTCTTATTCTTGACCCTGCAATAGGCAGATGGATGGACGAAAAGCATCCAATGTACGATTTTGAAACTCTTGACGACTTCGAGCGCCTGAAGATTTTTGAAAAACCTCTGCTTGCAGCTCTCTCAAGAAAGTCCTTCATAGGAGAAGTTCTTGGGAAACCGGCAAGTGAAAGGCTTTACGGCAGCCTGGCTGCAACTGCAATTGCTGTTTACAAAGGCGCACATATTATCCGTACTCATGATGTTCCCGAGACTTCTGATGTTGTTAAGCTTTCAGGAGCCCTGAGAAGCCGTACAAGCGTTGTAAAGGAAGGAAGGTATGAGGTTTCAGTGCTTGAAGTAAAAACTCCTCTGGATGCAGGCATTGCAATGAGGAAAATCGGAGCTACGAGAGTCGGTTCACAGGTAATGCAGGGAAAAAGTGTCCATCTTGTTTTGAAGATAAGAAACCTTACGACCACAGAAGCTCTGATAATAAAACAGGAAATGCTTGCTAGAGGGGGAGATGCAGCCCTTGCGAGGGATGCAGTTTCCCACGAAACGGAAGCTACCGATGTGCTTGTTATGGGTACTCTTTTGCAATTTGAACGCCTTGCCCGGAAACTGGATGGGCAGGCACGCTCCCTACCACTTATCGCAGAAATGATCCGCGAATGCATTTCGAATCGGACTAACCCGGAATACCGATATTTGAGGTAA
- a CDS encoding bifunctional methylenetetrahydrofolate dehydrogenase/methenyltetrahydrofolate cyclohydrolase, which translates to MSDESYESRIIDGKVLAQQVEEEVRSGVEDLESNRGVSPGLATILVGDDPASKIYVRLKHRACERVGIRAEDHFLPAETTQEELLALIDSLNKNKDVHAILLQLPLPKHLFPQEAMEAISPSKDADGFHPYNMGKLMIGDEGLVPCTPHGIIRALEEYNVPVKGKNVVIVGHSNVVGKPMAAMLLNRNATVSVCHIFTDDLKKYSLGADILVVAAGVKHLIKADMVKEGVVIFDVGINKEEDGVYGDVDFKNVIKKASLITPVPGGVGPLTVAMLMKHVLMCAEKSL; encoded by the coding sequence TTGTCAGATGAAAGCTATGAGTCACGCATCATAGATGGAAAAGTCCTTGCACAGCAGGTTGAAGAAGAAGTGAGGTCAGGAGTAGAGGATCTTGAAAGCAACAGGGGAGTCTCTCCCGGGCTTGCTACAATTCTTGTAGGAGATGACCCTGCATCAAAGATATACGTCCGCCTGAAACACAGAGCCTGCGAACGTGTGGGCATCAGAGCAGAAGACCACTTTCTTCCGGCAGAAACTACTCAGGAAGAGCTGCTTGCCCTGATTGATTCCCTTAACAAAAACAAAGACGTGCATGCAATTCTACTTCAACTTCCGCTGCCGAAACACCTCTTCCCGCAGGAAGCAATGGAAGCCATATCTCCTTCGAAGGATGCCGATGGTTTTCATCCCTATAATATGGGAAAGCTCATGATCGGAGACGAAGGACTTGTCCCATGCACTCCACACGGAATAATCAGAGCACTTGAAGAATACAACGTGCCTGTTAAGGGCAAAAATGTAGTTATTGTCGGACACAGCAATGTTGTAGGAAAACCAATGGCTGCCATGCTTCTTAACAGAAACGCAACCGTTTCTGTCTGTCACATCTTTACAGATGACCTGAAAAAATACAGTCTTGGTGCCGATATTCTTGTGGTTGCAGCAGGAGTCAAACACCTTATTAAAGCGGATATGGTTAAAGAAGGAGTGGTAATCTTTGATGTGGGAATTAACAAAGAAGAAGACGGCGTATACGGAGATGTGGATTTCAAAAACGTAATCAAAAAAGCTTCTCTTATTACTCCGGTCCCTGGCGGTGTAGGTCCCCTCACAGTTGCGATGCTTATGAAGCATGTGCTTATGTGTGCAGAGAAAAGCCTTTAA
- the glyA gene encoding bifunctional serine hydroxymethyltransferase/L-allo-threonine aldolase — translation MSYIEKIDPELFEAIEKEADRQEHKLNLIASENYASRAVMEAQGSIMTNKYAEGYSGKRYYGGCDFVDVAENLAIARAKELFGAKYVNVQPHSGSGANMAVYFSVLQPGDTIMSMDLSHGGHLSHGSPVSFSGKLYNIVPYGVSEETEALDYDELMKMAKECKPKMIVCGASAYPRVIDFKKFREIADEVGAYLLADIAHIAGLVVAGVHPSPVPYADFVTTTTHKTLRGPRGGMIISKTEELATGVNKAVFPGIQGGPLMHIIAAKAVAFKEAMSEEFMQDQAQTIKNAKVLCSCLKQKGFDIVSGGTDNHLMLVNLNNMNITGKDAEAALSKAGIIANKNTVPFETRSPFVTSGVRLGTPACTTRGMKEKEMELVADYIETAIKNAGNDVLLSEINIKVRDLCSKFPVYS, via the coding sequence ATGTCTTATATTGAAAAAATCGACCCGGAATTGTTCGAGGCTATTGAAAAGGAAGCCGATCGTCAGGAACACAAACTGAACCTGATCGCATCAGAAAACTATGCGAGCAGGGCTGTTATGGAAGCCCAGGGCTCAATCATGACCAACAAGTATGCCGAAGGATATTCCGGCAAACGCTATTACGGCGGCTGTGATTTCGTTGATGTCGCCGAAAACCTCGCAATTGCCAGGGCAAAGGAACTCTTCGGAGCAAAGTATGTAAATGTCCAGCCTCACTCAGGTTCAGGCGCCAACATGGCTGTCTATTTCTCTGTACTCCAGCCCGGAGACACCATCATGTCTATGGACCTCTCTCACGGCGGACACCTTTCTCACGGCAGCCCTGTAAGTTTCTCAGGAAAGCTCTACAACATCGTGCCCTATGGGGTCAGCGAAGAGACTGAAGCCCTTGACTATGACGAGCTCATGAAAATGGCAAAAGAATGCAAGCCCAAAATGATCGTATGCGGAGCTTCAGCCTATCCCCGTGTGATTGACTTTAAAAAGTTCAGGGAAATTGCCGATGAAGTCGGAGCCTACCTTCTTGCAGATATCGCCCACATCGCAGGGCTTGTAGTCGCAGGCGTACACCCGAGCCCTGTTCCTTATGCGGATTTTGTTACTACAACCACCCACAAGACCCTGCGCGGTCCAAGGGGCGGAATGATCATCTCAAAAACTGAAGAGCTTGCAACAGGCGTAAATAAGGCTGTCTTCCCGGGTATCCAGGGCGGACCTCTCATGCATATCATAGCCGCAAAAGCAGTTGCCTTCAAAGAAGCCATGAGCGAAGAGTTCATGCAGGACCAGGCTCAGACCATAAAGAACGCAAAGGTTCTCTGTTCCTGTCTGAAGCAGAAAGGATTTGATATTGTCTCAGGCGGCACTGACAACCACCTTATGCTTGTAAACCTTAATAATATGAATATTACGGGCAAAGATGCGGAAGCTGCACTGAGCAAAGCCGGAATCATTGCCAACAAAAACACTGTTCCTTTCGAGACCCGCAGTCCCTTCGTAACCAGCGGGGTAAGGCTCGGAACCCCTGCCTGCACCACAAGGGGTATGAAAGAAAAGGAAATGGAACTTGTTGCCGACTATATCGAGACTGCAATAAAGAACGCAGGAAATGATGTTCTGCTGTCGGAAATCAATATTAAAGTAAGGGATCTCTGTTCAAAGTTCCCTGTTTACAGCTAA
- the purN gene encoding phosphoribosylglycinamide formyltransferase, which yields MTVKIAVLVSGRGSNLQAIIDSIEKGYIKNAVVNAVISNKADAYALERAKKHGISAVFLDPKGRDRAEYDREILNVLKKYDTDLLLLAGYFRLLGSEIIEAYRHRILNIHPSLLPAFKGLHAQKQAFEYGVKVAGCTVHFVDEGLDSGPIIIQKCVPVLPEDTEETLTDRILEQEHIIYPEAVRLFVEDKLKVEGRNVITLA from the coding sequence ATGACGGTAAAGATTGCAGTGCTGGTCTCTGGACGGGGTTCAAATCTCCAGGCGATCATAGATAGCATTGAAAAGGGCTACATAAAAAACGCGGTAGTTAATGCGGTTATCTCTAACAAAGCCGATGCTTATGCGCTCGAACGTGCAAAAAAACACGGAATCAGTGCTGTCTTTCTTGACCCCAAAGGGCGGGACAGAGCTGAATATGATAGGGAAATTCTGAATGTCCTTAAAAAGTATGATACGGACCTTCTTCTGCTTGCAGGCTATTTCCGGCTTCTGGGAAGTGAGATAATTGAGGCATACAGGCACAGGATCCTGAATATTCACCCCTCTCTTCTTCCGGCTTTCAAAGGGCTCCATGCCCAGAAACAGGCTTTTGAATATGGAGTAAAGGTTGCAGGCTGCACCGTGCATTTTGTAGATGAAGGGCTCGATTCAGGTCCGATCATCATCCAGAAATGCGTGCCTGTGCTTCCGGAGGATACCGAAGAGACTCTTACTGACAGGATTCTCGAGCAGGAGCATATTATTTATCCCGAAGCTGTCAGGCTTTTTGTCGAGGATAAACTTAAAGTTGAGGGCAGGAACGTAATTACCCTTGCTTAA
- a CDS encoding transcriptional regulator, translating to MTKEVLIHQIIDVLSRAGFALSDRCNIRPRSFDVAARKDDTLLLCKVLFNIDGLNEETAREMKYLAEYLGGSAIVVGAKTRDQMLEDSVVYMRYDILALNVQTLHDYFVENIRPLVSAAPGGLYVSIEGDLLKKARTDQSMSLGALATMVGVSRRTISKYEEEGMDASIDVVIQLEDIFGVELAKPIDILKSCGSRKPRKKTEPETEEPKAKSGMLLPEDLILNTISMLGYDVLPTAQAPFKAISRDKSSVILTGVSEFNTTVIKRAHLMSSISCVTETQSVFIINGRSKLKSVENTVLIEKKELDTISDSQELLDFIEERKDTHSGT from the coding sequence ATGACAAAAGAAGTTCTCATACATCAAATTATTGATGTATTGTCACGTGCGGGTTTTGCACTCTCTGACCGCTGTAATATACGCCCGAGGAGCTTTGACGTTGCCGCACGGAAAGATGACACACTATTACTTTGCAAAGTCTTATTTAATATTGACGGCCTGAACGAAGAAACAGCAAGGGAGATGAAATATCTTGCTGAATATCTCGGAGGTTCGGCTATTGTTGTAGGAGCCAAGACAAGGGATCAGATGCTTGAAGACAGTGTTGTCTACATGCGCTATGATATCCTTGCCCTGAACGTCCAGACCCTCCACGATTACTTTGTTGAAAACATCAGGCCTCTCGTCTCAGCAGCTCCCGGAGGGCTTTATGTCTCAATAGAAGGAGATCTGTTGAAAAAGGCAAGGACAGACCAGTCCATGTCCCTTGGAGCCCTGGCTACCATGGTAGGGGTCTCAAGAAGGACTATCAGCAAGTATGAAGAAGAGGGCATGGATGCTTCCATTGATGTCGTAATCCAGCTTGAAGATATTTTCGGGGTCGAACTGGCAAAACCAATAGATATCCTGAAATCCTGCGGAAGCAGAAAGCCGAGGAAGAAAACAGAACCTGAAACGGAAGAGCCAAAGGCAAAGTCCGGCATGCTTTTGCCTGAAGATCTTATTCTCAATACGATTTCAATGCTCGGATATGATGTCCTCCCTACAGCGCAGGCACCTTTCAAAGCGATTTCCAGGGACAAGTCTTCGGTCATCCTTACAGGTGTAAGCGAATTCAATACAACCGTAATCAAACGGGCTCACCTGATGAGCAGTATTTCCTGCGTTACGGAAACACAGTCCGTATTCATAATTAACGGGCGTTCCAAATTGAAATCCGTTGAAAACACGGTGCTGATTGAAAAGAAAGAACTCGACACGATAAGTGATTCTCAGGAACTTCTTGATTTCATAGAGGAGCGTAAGGATACTCACAGTGGAACATAA
- a CDS encoding tRNA(Ile)(2)-agmatinylcytidine synthase, whose amino-acid sequence MIIGIDDTDSNEGMCTTYLGALMLEELQEYGTVDSLPLLVRLNPTIPYKTRGNAAVALKIKTDCPEKVVTHVISRIEELARMECEKTNPGAVFIQENDYERLKPVLMSFLEEAVKDVIEIGKAKDIISELGIASKSFKNGRGLIGALAACGAMLNPEGWDFTFEHLTYRQKERWGTPRDIDKESFFEADQETYPETWDTVDLTNRLVVCVPHSADPVLFGIRGESPEIVNKAASLIRAESVERFAVYRTNQGTDMHLLPAQSIAEIRDMHSYRLEGTVSVAPKTLEGGHVIFAVRDREGAEIDCAAFEPTKNFRALIRKLVPGDLVLLSGSVTSGTLNIEKIEIKALVPVCREENPKCPECGKHMKSAGQGQGFRCKKCGTQSLSKVRSETGRDLETGLYEVPPCARRHLAKPLAREKRQDIMLYPSR is encoded by the coding sequence ATGATAATCGGAATTGACGATACGGACTCAAACGAAGGCATGTGCACCACATATCTGGGAGCCCTGATGCTGGAAGAACTGCAAGAGTACGGAACTGTAGACTCCCTGCCCCTGCTTGTGCGCCTGAACCCTACCATTCCTTATAAAACGAGAGGGAATGCGGCAGTAGCCCTGAAAATTAAAACCGACTGCCCTGAGAAGGTAGTCACACATGTAATATCCAGAATAGAAGAACTTGCACGCATGGAGTGCGAAAAGACCAACCCTGGAGCAGTATTTATTCAGGAAAATGATTACGAAAGGCTCAAGCCTGTCCTTATGAGTTTTCTGGAAGAGGCTGTAAAGGACGTAATAGAAATAGGGAAGGCAAAGGACATTATCTCTGAGCTCGGGATCGCCTCAAAGAGTTTTAAAAACGGAAGAGGACTTATAGGTGCCCTTGCAGCCTGCGGGGCAATGCTCAACCCTGAAGGGTGGGACTTCACTTTCGAACATCTGACATACAGGCAGAAGGAAAGATGGGGAACCCCACGCGATATTGATAAAGAAAGTTTCTTTGAAGCTGATCAGGAGACCTATCCCGAAACCTGGGATACTGTGGATCTTACAAACAGGCTTGTAGTCTGCGTGCCTCATTCGGCAGACCCGGTATTATTCGGGATAAGAGGAGAGAGCCCTGAGATAGTAAATAAAGCTGCATCTCTCATCCGAGCAGAGTCTGTCGAGCGCTTTGCCGTGTACAGGACTAACCAGGGAACAGATATGCACCTCCTGCCAGCACAGAGTATTGCTGAGATCAGAGACATGCATTCTTACAGGCTTGAAGGTACGGTTTCGGTAGCCCCGAAAACCCTTGAAGGAGGTCACGTTATTTTTGCTGTAAGGGATAGGGAAGGAGCCGAAATCGACTGTGCAGCCTTCGAACCGACAAAAAATTTCAGAGCGCTTATCCGAAAACTGGTTCCTGGAGATCTGGTTCTCCTTTCGGGAAGTGTTACTTCCGGAACCCTGAATATCGAAAAAATCGAAATTAAAGCTCTCGTCCCTGTCTGCAGAGAAGAAAACCCTAAGTGTCCTGAGTGCGGAAAACACATGAAATCCGCAGGGCAGGGGCAGGGATTCCGCTGTAAAAAGTGCGGGACGCAATCTCTTTCAAAAGTCAGATCTGAAACCGGAAGAGACCTTGAAACAGGGCTTTATGAAGTCCCTCCCTGCGCCAGAAGACACCTCGCAAAGCCGCTGGCAAGAGAAAAGCGTCAGGATATAATGCTTTATCCTTCCCGGTAA
- a CDS encoding NAD+ synthase yields the protein MDFEKAQNRIIDFIRHETGKAGINGAVVGISGGIDSALTATLAVKALGKDRVLGIHMPESSLTPAADSEDAKILADWLGIEYRTIDISGIVSAFMAAVPESESADRLTRGNLKARTRMSLLYFHANQLNCMVIGTGNKTEILLGYYTKYGDGGVDLEPIGGLYKTEVWELSRRLGIPGSLITKKPSAGLWVGQTDEAELGISYVKVDEVLRMHEDGAAPETIQNKTGISAEQLKSVIGRIERNEHKRKAPPVPELF from the coding sequence ATGGACTTTGAAAAAGCACAGAACAGGATTATTGATTTTATCCGGCATGAGACTGGCAAAGCAGGTATAAATGGGGCAGTTGTAGGCATAAGCGGGGGAATTGATTCTGCCCTTACCGCAACTCTTGCAGTAAAAGCTCTCGGAAAGGACAGGGTTCTTGGCATTCATATGCCCGAAAGCAGCCTTACCCCTGCTGCTGACAGTGAAGACGCCAAAATTCTTGCAGACTGGCTTGGGATAGAGTACCGGACAATTGACATATCAGGAATTGTCTCAGCTTTTATGGCTGCTGTTCCGGAAAGCGAATCTGCGGACAGGCTCACGAGAGGCAACCTGAAAGCAAGAACCAGAATGTCCCTTCTTTATTTCCACGCAAACCAGCTGAACTGTATGGTCATCGGAACAGGAAACAAGACCGAAATTCTTCTTGGTTACTACACGAAATACGGGGATGGAGGTGTTGACCTTGAACCTATAGGCGGGCTTTACAAAACTGAGGTATGGGAGCTTTCCCGCAGACTCGGAATTCCGGGGTCTCTCATTACCAAAAAACCGTCTGCTGGGCTATGGGTGGGTCAGACCGATGAAGCAGAGCTTGGCATTTCGTATGTGAAGGTCGATGAAGTGCTTAGAATGCATGAAGATGGCGCAGCGCCGGAGACAATTCAGAATAAGACCGGGATTTCTGCCGAACAACTAAAATCTGTTATCGGACGCATTGAGAGAAATGAGCATAAAAGAAAAGCTCCCCCTGTGCCGGAATTATTCTGA